One Pseudocalidococcus azoricus BACA0444 DNA window includes the following coding sequences:
- the menA gene encoding 2-carboxy-1,4-naphthoquinone phytyltransferase produces the protein MASTNQPWSPESDPAATSPALAPAPAPSTAGNLWWAALKPPMYSVAVMPIWGGTALAWHLEGTLNAPVFATFLGAAVLILAWLNLTNDVFDSETGIDQNKHHSIVNLTGRKTLIFGIANLCLGLGLVSLAILSVLQGNFVVLGLVLLCCGLGYTYQGPPFRLGYLGLGEPICFVTFGPLAVAAAYYSQAQSWTPLIWPVGIIIGLTTTLILFCSHFHQVKDDLAAGKYSPIVRIGTKTGAIVTQIMIGLVFGLTVLGWGLGQFPVTVLLVLASLPWGIYLGQYVQQYYDIPSMIQSSKFIAVSLHFWSGLLLGLGWIWA, from the coding sequence ATGGCTTCCACAAATCAGCCTTGGTCGCCGGAATCAGACCCCGCCGCAACCTCCCCTGCCTTGGCCCCAGCCCCAGCCCCAAGTACCGCTGGCAACCTTTGGTGGGCCGCCCTCAAACCGCCGATGTATAGTGTGGCTGTGATGCCGATTTGGGGGGGGACGGCCCTGGCCTGGCACTTAGAGGGAACCCTGAACGCGCCTGTTTTTGCGACATTTTTAGGGGCGGCAGTGCTGATTCTGGCTTGGTTGAATTTAACCAATGATGTCTTTGATTCTGAGACGGGGATTGATCAAAATAAACATCATTCGATTGTCAACCTAACGGGCCGCAAAACCCTAATTTTTGGGATTGCCAATCTTTGTTTGGGGTTGGGACTGGTTTCTTTAGCAATTTTATCGGTACTTCAAGGCAATTTTGTGGTGTTGGGGTTGGTTCTCCTCTGTTGCGGGTTGGGATATACCTATCAGGGGCCACCCTTTCGATTGGGGTATCTGGGCCTGGGAGAGCCGATCTGTTTTGTCACCTTTGGCCCCCTTGCGGTTGCGGCTGCCTACTATAGCCAGGCCCAGAGTTGGACTCCTCTCATTTGGCCGGTGGGGATAATCATTGGTCTAACCACAACCTTAATTTTGTTCTGTTCCCATTTTCATCAAGTGAAGGATGACTTAGCTGCGGGGAAATATTCACCCATTGTCCGGATCGGGACAAAAACTGGGGCTATCGTTACCCAAATTATGATTGGCTTGGTGTTTGGCTTAACGGTGTTAGGGTGGGGCCTGGGACAGTTTCCTGTAACTGTGTTGTTAGTTTTGGCAAGTTTACCCTGGGGAATCTACCTGGGGCAGTATGTGCAGCAATACTATGACATTCCCAGCATGATTCAATCCTCTAAATTTATTGCTGTGAGTCTCCATTTTTGGAGTGGCCTGTTGCTGGGCCTGGGCTGGATTTGGGCTTAA
- the blaOXA gene encoding class D beta-lactamase, whose protein sequence is MNRIVRYAMIVFVTLGCIATILFQTVQPATTTPKSPIESLTRVEIAQNIDFAPHFRELGIEGSILIYDSNRDRIFQHDPSRNTTAFLPASTFKILNSLIALETGVISDEIAVLTWDGIQRKLPAWNRDLNMREAIKLSAYWFYQVLARRVGHDRMQKWVTQVGYGNQKIGSQADIDKFWLRGELRITPEQQIQFLHRFYKNDLPFSERSLSIVKDIMVLEKTPDYTIRGKTGWVGFDDGVKPQIGWLVGYLEKGKDVYFFATNIDIRNEKDPAARMEVTRRCLKDLRLL, encoded by the coding sequence ATGAATCGAATCGTTCGCTATGCCATGATAGTTTTCGTTACGTTAGGTTGCATTGCCACTATCCTGTTTCAGACCGTGCAACCAGCAACCACAACACCAAAGTCACCGATTGAGTCTCTAACTCGCGTAGAGATTGCCCAGAACATTGATTTTGCGCCGCACTTTCGAGAGCTAGGGATTGAAGGTTCAATTCTGATTTACGACTCAAACCGAGATCGTATTTTTCAACATGATCCGTCTCGAAACACAACTGCTTTTTTACCTGCTTCGACCTTCAAAATTCTGAATTCCTTGATTGCCTTAGAAACGGGAGTCATTTCAGATGAAATTGCGGTTCTAACATGGGACGGCATTCAAAGAAAGCTGCCTGCATGGAATCGGGATCTGAATATGAGAGAAGCGATCAAGCTCTCTGCCTATTGGTTTTATCAGGTTTTAGCCCGTCGAGTAGGGCACGATCGGATGCAAAAATGGGTGACGCAAGTTGGATATGGCAACCAAAAGATTGGGAGTCAAGCAGATATTGACAAATTCTGGTTACGAGGAGAGTTGCGAATCACGCCGGAACAGCAAATTCAGTTTCTTCACCGTTTTTACAAGAATGATTTACCCTTCTCTGAGCGATCACTCTCAATTGTCAAAGACATCATGGTTTTGGAGAAAACTCCAGACTATACAATCCGAGGGAAAACAGGTTGGGTCGGATTTGACGATGGCGTAAAACCCCAAATCGGTTGGTTAGTTGGGTACTTAGAGAAAGGAAAGGATGTTTACTTCTTTGCCACTAATATCGACATTCGTAACGAGAAAGATCCCGCTGCTCGAATGGAAGTCACACGCCGTTGTTTGAAGGATCTGAGATTGTTGTAA
- a CDS encoding protein-tyrosine phosphatase family protein, which yields MYKFAAASENELIVFGSARPGYTNKQVNRWIEFMQNQGIQRVCCLLPETQLNRYSNLLSDYRKVFGLDQVCWSPIEDFHFAMPEILVHQILPFLAIANQQNEKVVVHCSGGIGRTGHILAAWLVAGREFSKKSAISAVKQTGRNPYEAVIAAPFKGRNPWKVAAELNTLLDECNRFRNKLI from the coding sequence ATGTACAAATTTGCTGCGGCTTCAGAGAATGAACTCATTGTATTTGGCTCTGCTCGACCCGGATACACCAACAAACAAGTCAATAGGTGGATCGAGTTCATGCAAAATCAAGGCATTCAGCGCGTCTGCTGTTTATTGCCCGAAACCCAGCTAAATCGCTATTCAAATTTGCTTAGCGATTATCGAAAAGTCTTTGGACTCGATCAAGTCTGTTGGTCACCAATCGAGGATTTTCACTTTGCGATGCCCGAAATTCTTGTTCACCAGATTTTGCCTTTTTTAGCCATTGCCAATCAACAGAATGAGAAGGTGGTTGTTCATTGCTCCGGTGGAATTGGGCGCACAGGACATATTTTAGCAGCATGGCTTGTAGCTGGACGCGAATTCTCCAAAAAATCGGCGATCTCTGCCGTCAAGCAAACTGGGAGAAATCCTTACGAAGCTGTAATCGCAGCCCCATTCAAAGGTCGAAATCCTTGGAAAGTTGCTGCGGAACTCAATACCCTCCTGGATGAGTGTAATCGTTTCAGAAACAAGCTGATCTAG
- a CDS encoding bifunctional transcriptional activator/DNA repair enzyme AdaA, with product MILMKSESVYNSEDYDRIAQAIAFMRQHYLSQPDLATVAQHIGLSEYHFQRLFTRWAGISPKRFLQYLTIEYAKSKINQTQSLLDLTLDVGLSSPGRLHDLFINLEAMSPGEFKGGGAGLQIHYGIHDTPFGKALIATTTRGICNLHFLDAADQLTAEETLRQLWSNAEIIHDVKATQPLHDVIFDASISKDKKTLTLLVKGTNFQIQVWRALLKVPFGGMTTYQSVAEMIGRPTATRAVGTAVGNNPIGYLIPCHRVIRASGELSGYRWGLERKTAILGWEASHASCEP from the coding sequence ATGATTTTGATGAAGAGTGAAAGTGTCTACAACAGTGAAGACTATGACCGGATTGCTCAAGCGATCGCGTTCATGCGTCAACATTATTTGAGCCAGCCCGATCTGGCAACGGTGGCACAACACATCGGACTCAGTGAATACCATTTTCAAAGACTATTTACTCGGTGGGCAGGCATCAGCCCAAAAAGGTTTTTGCAGTATCTGACGATTGAATATGCCAAATCGAAAATCAACCAAACCCAAAGCCTACTCGATCTAACCTTAGATGTGGGGCTATCTAGCCCAGGACGATTACACGACCTGTTTATAAACTTAGAAGCCATGTCCCCTGGTGAGTTCAAAGGAGGTGGAGCAGGTTTGCAAATTCACTATGGCATCCATGACACTCCCTTTGGTAAAGCTCTTATTGCCACAACTACCCGTGGTATTTGTAACCTTCATTTTTTAGATGCGGCTGATCAGCTAACCGCCGAGGAAACCCTGAGACAGTTATGGTCAAACGCTGAAATTATCCACGACGTAAAAGCCACTCAGCCCTTACATGACGTAATTTTTGATGCATCAATCTCCAAAGACAAAAAAACGCTAACGCTCTTAGTAAAGGGAACAAACTTTCAGATTCAAGTTTGGCGCGCTCTCTTGAAAGTGCCATTTGGGGGGATGACAACCTACCAAAGCGTCGCTGAAATGATTGGTCGCCCAACTGCAACAAGAGCCGTAGGAACTGCTGTCGGGAATAATCCCATCGGCTATCTAATTCCTTGCCATCGGGTGATTCGAGCATCTGGGGAACTCAGTGGCTATCGCTGGGGATTAGAGCGAAAGACCGCCATTCTGGGTTGGGAAGCCAGCCATGCAAGTTGTGAACCGTGA
- a CDS encoding DMT family transporter, whose amino-acid sequence MLLRLKLWSEVRRRAVPLFVVGCINSALPFLFLAFASVFLPAGFTSILNAASPLFGTVVAAIWLKENLAISRTIGFILGFVGVTILVGWKTFTATPTFFAAVGAGLMAALMYAIAAPYAKRQLSGVPPLVIATMSQLSAALFLLPALPFTVPKIAPTAIIMLSVVALAIFSTAAAYILYFRLIQNVGSTKALTVTYLIPAFAMVWGAVIIKEPVTSSMIFGCSLILLGTAIANDLFKSLLIKN is encoded by the coding sequence ATTCTCCTTCGCCTTAAACTCTGGAGTGAAGTTCGTCGGAGAGCAGTTCCATTATTTGTTGTGGGTTGCATCAATTCAGCATTACCATTTTTATTCCTTGCTTTTGCTTCTGTCTTTTTGCCTGCCGGATTTACTTCCATTTTGAATGCAGCTTCCCCTTTATTTGGTACGGTGGTGGCTGCTATCTGGTTGAAGGAAAACTTAGCCATTAGCCGGACGATTGGTTTTATTTTAGGATTTGTTGGAGTGACTATTCTAGTTGGATGGAAAACATTTACGGCAACACCCACATTTTTCGCTGCGGTCGGCGCTGGTTTGATGGCAGCCCTGATGTATGCGATCGCGGCTCCCTACGCTAAACGGCAATTATCCGGTGTTCCGCCTCTGGTGATTGCAACCATGAGCCAGCTTAGTGCAGCCCTATTTCTATTGCCTGCTTTACCGTTCACAGTGCCAAAGATAGCTCCCACAGCTATCATTATGCTTTCGGTTGTTGCCCTTGCCATATTTTCGACAGCAGCAGCCTATATTCTCTACTTTCGGCTTATTCAAAATGTCGGTTCAACCAAAGCATTGACTGTTACCTATCTCATTCCAGCATTTGCGATGGTTTGGGGTGCGGTCATTATAAAGGAGCCAGTCACCTCATCAATGATATTTGGCTGTAGCTTGATTCTGCTAGGTACAGCGATCGCCAACGATCTTTTTAAGAGCTTGCTAATAAAAAACTAA
- a CDS encoding phage integrase N-terminal SAM-like domain-containing protein, with translation MGAEEITAFLSHLAVEDKVSAEEVKALIRQLSGVYRLLVQLLYGMALLI, from the coding sequence ATGGGGGCCGAGGAGATTACTGCTTTTTTGAGCCACTTAGCGGTTGAGGATAAAGTTTCCGCGGAAGAAGTTAAAGCCCTAATCCGTCAATTGTCCGGAGTCTATCGACTTCTGGTGCAGTTACTTTATGGTATGGCTTTACTCATTTAG
- a CDS encoding NAD(P)H-quinone oxidoreductase subunit M codes for MLLKSTTRHIHIYAATVNEGELTPATDSLTLNIDPDNELTWNPQAIAQVEQKFSELVASYKGEDLIEYNIRRIGSDLEHFIRNLLLKGEISYNLNSRVQNYSMGLPRLAES; via the coding sequence ATGCTCCTGAAGTCAACCACCCGCCATATCCATATCTATGCCGCAACCGTCAATGAGGGGGAGCTTACACCAGCTACGGATAGTCTCACCCTCAATATTGATCCTGACAATGAACTGACTTGGAACCCCCAGGCCATTGCCCAAGTTGAGCAAAAATTTAGTGAATTGGTTGCCAGCTACAAAGGGGAAGACTTAATTGAATACAACATCCGCCGGATTGGCTCTGATTTGGAGCACTTTATTCGCAACCTCTTACTCAAGGGCGAAATTAGCTACAACCTCAACTCTCGAGTCCAGAACTACAGCATGGGATTACCTCGCTTAGCCGAAAGCTAA
- a CDS encoding CHAT domain-containing protein, whose translation MLANWFRQWRLGLYGGLFVVTLGLILGLGLWPAISTPPIGTASSPASQDYRRGLSAVDFVALKENGWREEYASYFQRNIQGKTYTPQYIQRTLARIQRQNGSRAAVLHLFTHENEFALLVSTWASPPILITQPAVTQAEMNRVMNTFRRNVSDPRTQFTKAYLSSGQTLYDWWIKPLEAQLAKDQVDTLLFCVGPGLRSLPWAALFDGKKFLIERFNMSLIPGFDLTDVRYKSLKNSQVLAMGASEFLNFSPLPNVPAELKTIQDLWGGPALINQDFTVQNLRQERQRRGYPIVHLATHAMFQPGKVNNSFIQLWQENSVRLNQLPSLNLGRPPAELLVLSACQTALGDEQAELGFAGLALQAGVKSALGSLWQVSDQATFELMKAFYADLKNAPYKALALRHAQQKLQQNPEFQAPYYWAGFTMIGSPW comes from the coding sequence ATGCTGGCAAACTGGTTTCGGCAGTGGCGCCTGGGCTTATACGGTGGGCTATTTGTGGTTACATTGGGCCTGATCCTCGGCCTGGGTCTATGGCCAGCCATCTCCACCCCCCCAATAGGGACAGCATCATCCCCAGCATCCCAGGATTATCGGCGCGGACTCAGCGCTGTTGATTTTGTTGCCTTAAAGGAAAATGGTTGGCGGGAGGAATATGCCAGCTACTTCCAACGGAATATCCAAGGCAAAACCTACACTCCTCAGTACATTCAACGCACCCTGGCCCGGATTCAACGCCAAAATGGGAGTCGTGCGGCTGTCTTGCACCTCTTTACCCATGAAAATGAATTTGCCTTGCTAGTCAGCACTTGGGCCTCGCCGCCGATCCTGATCACCCAACCCGCTGTTACCCAGGCCGAAATGAATCGGGTTATGAACACTTTTCGCCGGAATGTTTCTGACCCGCGGACTCAATTCACCAAGGCCTATCTCAGCAGTGGACAAACGCTCTATGACTGGTGGATTAAGCCCCTCGAGGCACAACTGGCCAAGGATCAAGTGGATACCCTGTTGTTCTGTGTCGGGCCGGGTTTACGCTCCTTACCTTGGGCAGCTTTATTTGATGGCAAAAAGTTTCTGATTGAGCGATTTAACATGAGTCTGATTCCTGGCTTTGACCTGACAGATGTGCGTTACAAGTCCTTAAAAAATAGCCAAGTTTTGGCGATGGGAGCTTCTGAGTTTCTCAATTTCTCACCTCTGCCCAATGTCCCAGCCGAACTCAAAACCATTCAAGACCTCTGGGGTGGCCCCGCCCTAATCAATCAAGACTTTACGGTTCAAAATCTCCGTCAAGAACGACAGAGGCGCGGCTATCCGATTGTGCATCTTGCAACCCATGCCATGTTTCAACCCGGAAAAGTCAATAATTCCTTTATTCAACTCTGGCAAGAGAATTCTGTCCGCCTCAACCAACTCCCCAGCTTAAATCTTGGCCGTCCGCCCGCCGAACTATTGGTCTTGAGTGCCTGTCAAACCGCCTTAGGCGATGAACAAGCCGAACTCGGATTTGCGGGGCTTGCACTACAGGCCGGGGTAAAATCAGCCCTAGGGAGCTTATGGCAAGTCAGTGACCAGGCCACCTTTGAACTGATGAAAGCATTTTATGCCGATTTGAAAAATGCCCCCTACAAAGCCTTAGCTCTGCGTCATGCCCAACAAAAACTCCAGCAAAACCCGGAATTTCAAGCTCCATACTATTGGGCTGGCTTTACGATGATTGGTAGCCCTTGGTGA
- a CDS encoding metallophosphoesterase family protein, whose protein sequence is MLARHRWKWIGAFGLGLLLSVVGWGSWATVPTLFGQGELLSQAWVELGPEAIPLARVITTAKTCPDIRIDQQLQAMTVHGAANVAFPVMVCEATIPPGTTQARIGTSPLALPKAKIEKILVVGDTGCRLKGKQFQACNDPQAWPWATIAHEAAAWQPDLIIHVGDYYYREAPCPAGHAGCVGSPWGDNWPAWNADFFTPAQPLLSAAPWVFLRGNHELCSRGGQGWFHFLDPRPQPTPCSDYTPAYQIPLSPLNLIVLDSAAAEDLIAQPTSAATYREQLSPFLKINSSPTWLLTHRPVWGIGEAAQGTLYRINATLQQAVSSLNLTALNTIFSGHIHLYQSLNFGADPRQIIVGNSGTELNEPIITPLVGKTIAGKTIQSSQASANFGYMTLTANNEGWQAQAWELNQQPLGESFNIRTKG, encoded by the coding sequence ATGTTGGCGCGTCACCGCTGGAAATGGATCGGGGCCTTTGGGCTGGGATTGCTTTTGTCCGTGGTGGGCTGGGGCAGTTGGGCCACTGTGCCTACTCTCTTCGGTCAAGGAGAACTACTGAGCCAGGCCTGGGTGGAGTTGGGGCCAGAGGCTATTCCCCTTGCCAGAGTGATCACAACTGCTAAAACTTGCCCAGATATTCGCATTGATCAGCAACTCCAGGCCATGACCGTTCATGGGGCAGCTAATGTAGCGTTTCCCGTGATGGTCTGTGAAGCCACAATTCCCCCCGGTACAACCCAGGCCAGGATTGGGACATCTCCTTTAGCATTGCCCAAAGCCAAGATCGAAAAAATTCTCGTCGTTGGGGATACGGGCTGCCGACTCAAGGGAAAACAGTTTCAAGCCTGTAATGACCCCCAGGCCTGGCCTTGGGCCACGATTGCTCATGAAGCCGCGGCCTGGCAGCCTGACCTGATTATCCATGTGGGAGATTACTATTACCGAGAAGCTCCTTGTCCAGCTGGTCATGCCGGTTGTGTAGGTAGTCCCTGGGGCGATAACTGGCCGGCCTGGAATGCCGACTTTTTCACACCAGCCCAACCCCTTTTGTCTGCGGCCCCTTGGGTGTTTCTGCGGGGAAATCATGAACTGTGTAGCCGTGGGGGACAAGGTTGGTTTCACTTTCTCGATCCTCGGCCCCAACCCACTCCCTGCTCAGACTACACCCCGGCCTACCAGATTCCCCTATCACCCCTGAATCTCATCGTGTTGGATTCTGCCGCTGCTGAAGACCTGATTGCACAACCGACCTCTGCGGCAACCTATCGGGAGCAACTTTCCCCCTTTCTCAAAATCAACTCCAGCCCAACCTGGCTCCTCACCCATCGGCCGGTGTGGGGAATTGGGGAAGCGGCTCAGGGGACGTTATATCGAATCAATGCCACACTCCAGCAAGCCGTTTCTTCTCTGAATCTGACTGCCCTTAATACTATTTTCTCTGGACATATTCATCTCTATCAGTCTCTTAACTTTGGCGCAGATCCCAGGCAAATTATTGTGGGGAATAGTGGGACAGAGTTAAATGAGCCGATCATAACGCCCCTGGTTGGGAAAACTATTGCTGGGAAGACGATTCAAAGCAGCCAGGCCAGTGCAAATTTCGGTTATATGACTCTCACAGCTAATAATGAGGGTTGGCAAGCCCAGGCCTGGGAACTAAATCAACAACCCCTGGGCGAATCCTTTAACATCAGGACGAAAGGTTAA
- the tsaE gene encoding tRNA (adenosine(37)-N6)-threonylcarbamoyltransferase complex ATPase subunit type 1 TsaE — MALPDLALSLTPIPLTQAELQALAQSWGENLPAGTTILLNGDLGSGKTTFVQGLGLGLGISDPIVSPTFTLIQEYFEGRLPLYHFDLYRLSEPEILALHPEVYWQGADVPLGLVAIEWPKTLRQLFPIPGPVIELQLTTLDEGQRALAWQVITA, encoded by the coding sequence ATGGCCTTGCCAGATCTGGCTCTATCCCTTACTCCCATCCCCTTGACCCAAGCGGAACTCCAGGCCCTCGCCCAATCTTGGGGAGAGAATCTACCCGCGGGCACAACGATTTTACTGAATGGGGATTTAGGCAGCGGCAAAACCACCTTTGTCCAAGGTCTGGGCCTGGGTCTAGGAATTAGCGACCCGATTGTCAGTCCCACCTTCACCCTAATCCAGGAATATTTTGAGGGACGTTTACCCCTTTATCACTTTGATCTCTATCGCCTGTCGGAACCGGAAATCCTTGCTCTTCATCCTGAGGTGTACTGGCAGGGGGCGGACGTTCCCTTGGGATTGGTGGCGATTGAGTGGCCGAAAACCTTAAGGCAGCTTTTCCCCATCCCTGGGCCAGTGATTGAGCTTCAGTTAACTACGCTGGATGAAGGGCAGCGCGCATTGGCCTGGCAAGTCATCACCGCTTGA
- a CDS encoding biliverdin-producing heme oxygenase: protein MSSNLAMQLREGTKKAHTMAENVGFVRCFLKGTVEKTSYRKLVASLYFVYSAIEAEMQRLQTDPIISKIYFPELNRKNSLERDLAFYFGPNWRDQISPSPATQTYVARIHEIAESAPELLIAHSYTRYMGDLSGGQILKGIAERAMNLTDGGTAFYTFETITDEKAFKANYRQNLDDLGLDDETIARIVEEANDAFGMNMRLFQELEGNLIKAIGQLLFNSLTRRKMQGSTELATAE from the coding sequence ATGAGCAGCAATTTAGCAATGCAACTTCGGGAAGGCACCAAAAAGGCTCACACCATGGCGGAAAACGTGGGCTTTGTCCGTTGCTTCCTTAAAGGGACGGTAGAAAAAACCTCCTACCGCAAGCTGGTTGCCTCCTTGTATTTTGTTTACAGCGCCATTGAAGCGGAAATGCAGCGGTTGCAAACTGATCCGATCATCAGCAAAATTTATTTTCCCGAACTCAACCGGAAAAATAGCCTCGAGCGGGACTTAGCCTTTTACTTTGGCCCCAATTGGCGCGACCAAATCAGCCCTTCTCCCGCCACCCAGACCTATGTTGCCCGCATCCATGAAATTGCTGAGTCAGCCCCTGAACTCTTGATTGCCCATTCCTACACCCGCTATATGGGAGATCTCTCTGGGGGACAAATTCTCAAGGGGATTGCGGAACGGGCCATGAACCTGACTGATGGCGGCACTGCTTTCTATACCTTTGAAACCATCACCGATGAAAAAGCCTTCAAAGCGAACTATCGGCAAAATTTGGATGATCTGGGTCTGGATGATGAAACCATTGCCCGGATTGTGGAAGAAGCGAACGATGCCTTTGGGATGAATATGCGCTTGTTCCAAGAACTGGAAGGCAACTTAATCAAAGCTATTGGGCAGTTGTTGTTTAATTCCCTAACTCGCCGGAAAATGCAAGGCAGCACCGAATTGGCCACCGCCGAGTAA
- a CDS encoding type II toxin-antitoxin system HicB family antitoxin: protein MKIKVVIWQEDGVWCGSVPALPGSHTWVESYEDLLEMLKEAIIGWLEVASEDSNMEVNSEKQLVELSL from the coding sequence ATGAAAATTAAAGTCGTTATTTGGCAAGAGGATGGGGTTTGGTGTGGTTCCGTGCCAGCTTTACCCGGTAGTCACACCTGGGTTGAAAGCTATGAAGACCTCTTAGAAATGCTCAAGGAAGCTATTATTGGTTGGTTGGAGGTTGCCAGTGAAGATAGCAATATGGAGGTTAATTCTGAAAAGCAACTTGTTGAACTATCGTTATGA
- a CDS encoding type II toxin-antitoxin system HicA family toxin, with translation MKSVSGKTFCRIVERYGWVLRRLMGSHHIYSQKDSTVRLVMPAHGNRDLPIGTLKSLMRYAGLQEEDLQ, from the coding sequence ATGAAGTCGGTTTCAGGAAAGACCTTTTGCCGGATTGTTGAACGTTATGGTTGGGTTTTACGGCGGCTTATGGGCAGCCATCATATCTATTCTCAAAAAGATTCTACGGTTCGCCTTGTCATGCCTGCGCATGGTAATCGAGACCTACCCATTGGCACTCTCAAAAGCCTAATGCGGTATGCGGGGCTACAAGAAGAAGATTTGCAGTAA
- a CDS encoding zinc-dependent alcohol dehydrogenase family protein — protein MKAILFRQPGPASVLELSEIPRPQLENPDEVLVKLKAAGVNPIDTKLRQRGTFYPELMPAILGCDGAGVITEVGSEVTQWCVGDEVLFCQGGLGKRSGTYAEYAVVFSHCLARKPQPLSFTQAAALPLVTITAWEALYDRAQLQPGQRVLIHAGAGGVGHIAIQLAKLSRAEVATTVSSTAKAEFVKTLGADLVLNYRETGWQGELLAWTGGEGVDVGFDTVGGATFSETVALVKPYGQVVTLLEPGPETNWKLARRKNLQISFTLMLTPELDNLKSAQVHQAQLLQQAIGWVFSDYLHIEVAKTFPLGAVADAHQFLESGQGLGKIALVI, from the coding sequence ATGAAAGCAATTTTGTTCCGCCAACCCGGCCCGGCCTCTGTCTTAGAACTCAGTGAAATTCCCAGACCCCAACTTGAAAACCCCGATGAAGTTTTAGTTAAACTCAAAGCCGCCGGAGTCAACCCGATTGATACCAAACTACGTCAACGGGGAACGTTTTACCCGGAGTTAATGCCTGCAATTTTAGGTTGTGATGGGGCGGGGGTGATTACGGAAGTCGGATCTGAAGTGACCCAATGGTGTGTGGGTGATGAAGTGTTATTTTGTCAAGGGGGATTAGGTAAGCGGTCTGGAACCTATGCTGAATATGCGGTTGTCTTTAGTCATTGCCTGGCCCGTAAGCCCCAACCTCTTTCCTTTACCCAAGCTGCTGCCTTACCCCTCGTCACCATCACGGCCTGGGAAGCTCTTTATGATCGGGCCCAACTGCAACCCGGCCAACGGGTTTTAATTCATGCTGGAGCCGGGGGAGTGGGTCATATTGCCATTCAGTTAGCTAAATTATCTAGGGCCGAAGTTGCCACCACCGTGAGTTCTACAGCTAAGGCTGAATTTGTTAAAACCCTCGGGGCCGATCTTGTCCTGAATTACCGAGAAACAGGCTGGCAAGGGGAATTACTGGCCTGGACAGGGGGAGAGGGAGTAGATGTGGGGTTTGATACAGTCGGTGGCGCAACTTTTTCGGAGACCGTTGCCTTAGTCAAGCCCTATGGTCAAGTTGTCACCCTCTTAGAGCCAGGCCCCGAAACCAATTGGAAGCTGGCCCGCCGCAAGAATTTGCAGATTAGTTTTACCCTGATGCTCACTCCAGAACTGGATAACCTTAAGTCGGCGCAAGTCCATCAAGCCCAACTTCTCCAACAGGCCATCGGTTGGGTCTTTTCCGACTATCTACACATTGAGGTTGCAAAAACATTTCCCTTGGGGGCTGTTGCCGATGCCCATCAGTTTTTGGAATCAGGACAGGGCCTGGGCAAGATTGCTTTAGTCATTTAA